One region of Lytechinus pictus isolate F3 Inbred chromosome 8, Lp3.0, whole genome shotgun sequence genomic DNA includes:
- the LOC129266747 gene encoding cell division cycle-associated protein 7-like gives MAPNKKNDTGLSAMFTEDLFAGEDIDEETYEERRRKNIKENQEMLTKLLAEIKDMPGLPDLPMFRQAPVPKKSPKPVKSKRSLDIHRMSPLRRNPSRHARYTPSKDSPSSRTRSSSRIQRKREEEGDDVFPMMPGQKLVIKFGPSPASRKRHLSDGESDVESRGDEFEIFEDELPLEEENAGKVDDGDSDGEYELPTPTKKRRAPTHDAPRHPDDITEEELKMVADSVKDKRYDSVYGSTCHQCRQKTNDMKTICRSATCFGVRGQFCGPCLRNRYGEDAREALLDANWTCPPCRGNCNCSFCRKKQGRHATGILIHLAKHHGYRSVKDFLESVGRK, from the exons ATGGCACCAAATAAGAAG AATGACACGGGTTTATCTGCCATGTTCACGGAAGATCTCTTCGCTGGCGAGGACATCGATGAGGAGACTTATGAGGAAAGGAGACGGAAGAATATCAAAGAGAACCAAGAAATG CTTACCAAATTGCTTGCAGAGATCAAGGACATGCCCGGTCTTCCTGACTTGCCCATGTTCAGACAAGCACCAGTACCCAAG AAGTCTCCCAAGCCAGTCAAATCCAAGCGATCCTTGGACATTCACAGGATGAGCCCGTTGAGAAGGAATCCTTCACGTCATGCCAGGTACACCCCCTCCAAGGATTCACCCAGCAGCAGGACAAGGTCATCCTCAAGAATACAGAGGAAGAGAGAAGAGGAGGGAGATGATGTATTTCCCATGATGCCTGGTCAG AAACTAGTCATCAAGTTTGGGCCATCACCAGCAAGTCGTAAACGTCATCTTTCTGATGGTGAATCTGATGTAGAGAGCAGAGGAGATGAGTTTGAAATCTTTGAG GATGAGCTTCCTTTAGAGGAGGAGAATGCTGGGAAGGTTGATGATGGAGACAGCGACGGGGAATATGAGTTGCCGACGCCTACCAAAAAGAGACGTGCCCCTACCCATGATGCACCGCGTCACCCTGATGACATCACAGAGGAAGAACTCAAAATGGTTGCAGACTCTGTGAAGGATAAGAGATATGACTCAGTCTAT GGTAGCACCTGCCATCAGTGTCGTCAGAAGACCAACGACATGAAGACAATCTGTCGCTCTGCAACCTGTTTtggggtcagaggtcaattcTGTGGACCTTGCCTGAGGAATCGCTACGGAGAGGATGCAAGAGAGGCGCTGCTAGATGCG AATTGGACTTGCCCACCATGCAGAGGAAATTGTAACTGCAGCTTCTGTCGCAAGAAACAGGGTCGCCATGCAACAGGGATCCTTATTCATCTTGCTAAGCATCATGGGTACCGTAGTGTCAAGGACTTCCTAGAAAG TGTTGGAAGAAAGTGA